Proteins encoded in a region of the Nicotiana tomentosiformis chromosome 9, ASM39032v3, whole genome shotgun sequence genome:
- the LOC104090746 gene encoding uncharacterized protein, with protein sequence MRVRASADYIHTVIYGVKHFIGQFQLDELPCEHALASLRHRNESYENYYSSYYTRESLMHTYEIPVDPLPDKSKWNVPQHIAEEVVKPPTGKRQPVRPQK encoded by the exons ATGAGA GTAAGGGCATCAGCTGATTACATCCATActgtgatatatggtgtgaagcACTTCATTGGACAATTCCAGCTTGATGAACTTCCTTGTGAACATGCTTTGGCATCTTTGAGGCATAGGAATGAGTCTTATGAAAACTATTATTCTTCTTATTACACGAGGGAGAGCCTTATGCATACTTATGAAATACCAGTAGACCCGCTGCCTGACAAAAGCAAATGGAATGTGCCACAACATATAGCTGAAGAAGTTGTAAAGCCACCTACAGGGAAAAGGCAGCCAGTGAGACCTCAAAAATAA